In the genome of Desulfuromonas sp. DDH964, one region contains:
- the tolQ gene encoding protein TolQ yields the protein MELVLGAGPVVKLVLLVLVYFSVVSWAIIFFKFRTIHRATRDSERFLDFFWAKKRFDAIFHGLKDYAHSPLTVLFRDGYQELLKGQRRHDGEEEGSFSADLGTSENVSRALRRATTQEIQRLEKFLTFLATTGSTAPFIGLFGTVWGIMDAFHGIGQTGSASLAVVAPGISEALVATAIGLVAAIPAVMGYNHFVNKVNVLTGEMDNFSQEFLNIVQRMARRG from the coding sequence TTGGAACTGGTACTTGGAGCCGGACCGGTCGTCAAACTGGTTCTGCTGGTTCTGGTCTACTTTTCGGTGGTCTCCTGGGCCATCATCTTCTTCAAATTTCGCACTATTCACCGCGCCACCCGGGACTCGGAACGGTTTCTCGATTTCTTCTGGGCCAAGAAGCGCTTCGATGCCATCTTCCACGGTCTCAAGGATTATGCCCACTCGCCGCTGACGGTTCTCTTCCGGGATGGGTACCAGGAGCTGCTCAAGGGGCAGCGGCGCCACGACGGCGAGGAGGAAGGGAGCTTCAGTGCCGATCTCGGCACCTCGGAAAACGTCTCCCGCGCCCTGCGCCGCGCCACCACCCAGGAAATCCAGCGCCTCGAGAAGTTCCTCACCTTCCTCGCCACCACCGGTTCGACCGCCCCCTTCATCGGCCTGTTCGGTACGGTCTGGGGGATCATGGACGCCTTTCACGGCATCGGCCAGACCGGCAGCGCCTCGCTGGCGGTGGTGGCGCCGGGCATCTCCGAGGCGCTGGTGGCGACCGCCATCGGCCTGGTCGCGGCCATCCCGGCGGTCATGGGCTACAACCACTTCGTCAACAAGGTGAATGTTTTGACCGGTGAAATGGACAACTTCAGCCAGGAGTTCCTCAATATCGTCCAGCGCATGGCGCGGAGGGGCTGA
- the tolR gene encoding protein TolR has protein sequence MEVGRRDGNRRTLSQINVTPFVDVMLVLLIIFMVTAPMMEQGLDVNLPEVENAPGLSAGNEPLVVTVARNGNISVGHSRVDTPQKLTPVLKQILAGNQQRQVLLEADRDVPYGRVVQVMAAIRGAGVEKLGMVSEQPQD, from the coding sequence ATGGAAGTCGGTCGCCGGGACGGCAATCGCCGTACCCTCTCGCAGATCAACGTCACCCCCTTTGTCGACGTCATGCTGGTCCTGCTGATCATCTTCATGGTCACCGCGCCGATGATGGAGCAGGGCCTCGACGTCAACCTGCCCGAGGTCGAAAACGCCCCGGGCCTGAGCGCCGGCAACGAGCCACTGGTGGTGACCGTCGCCCGCAACGGCAATATCAGCGTCGGTCACTCGCGGGTCGACACCCCGCAGAAGCTGACCCCGGTGCTGAAACAGATTCTGGCCGGGAACCAGCAGCGCCAGGTCCTGCTCGAAGCGGACCGCGACGTCCCTTACGGCCGGGTGGTCCAGGTGATGGCGGCGATCCGCGGCGCCGGCGTCGAAAAGCTCGGCATGGTCTCCGAGCAGCCGCAGGATTGA
- a CDS encoding TonB C-terminal domain-containing protein, translating into MNRNRRLKEGVAGRSEPKLGQMFLVSFGLHLLVFLLFSGLILPRFSRPKPPVYFVDLLNMPVARPQAGRPDARPEPVKPAPEKKVVRPEPKPAPPAPPAKPKVAAPLKTAPPKPKPAPPTSTPAKAKPAPAPSYDDVQARVDEMRRRQELEELKQKLAQLSTTDSRQEPAPVVAPVGMPEGRGDEAGLAWRTWLGAFFKKQWSLSPYLVTNRKLAAKVFVAYDKQGNLVDFRLMESSGDNAFDDSVKKAVLKEKQLPQKPPERFEEEIVFNLKDLLE; encoded by the coding sequence ATGAATCGCAACCGCAGACTCAAAGAGGGAGTGGCGGGGCGCTCCGAGCCGAAGCTGGGACAGATGTTCCTGGTTTCCTTCGGTCTCCACCTCCTTGTCTTTCTGCTCTTTTCCGGACTGATCCTGCCCCGCTTCAGTCGGCCCAAGCCGCCGGTCTACTTCGTCGATCTCCTCAACATGCCGGTCGCTCGTCCCCAGGCCGGTCGTCCCGACGCCCGGCCCGAGCCTGTCAAGCCGGCTCCGGAGAAGAAGGTGGTCCGGCCGGAACCGAAACCTGCTCCCCCTGCCCCTCCCGCCAAACCGAAGGTCGCCGCGCCCCTCAAGACCGCGCCGCCCAAACCCAAGCCGGCACCGCCCACGTCGACACCCGCCAAGGCGAAACCGGCCCCCGCGCCAAGCTATGACGATGTCCAGGCGCGGGTCGATGAAATGCGCCGCCGCCAGGAGCTCGAAGAACTCAAGCAGAAGCTCGCCCAGCTCAGCACCACGGACAGTCGCCAGGAGCCCGCGCCGGTTGTCGCCCCGGTCGGCATGCCGGAAGGGCGCGGCGATGAAGCGGGGCTTGCATGGAGAACTTGGCTCGGGGCCTTCTTCAAGAAACAGTGGAGCCTTTCGCCTTATCTGGTGACGAATCGAAAATTGGCGGCCAAGGTTTTCGTTGCTTATGACAAACAAGGAAATCTTGTTGATTTTAGACTCATGGAATCTTCTGGGGATAACGCCTTCGATGACTCGGTAAAAAAGGCCGTTCTCAAGGAAAAGCAACTTCCCCAAAAGCCTCCTGAAAGATTCGAGGAAGAGATTGTTTTCAACCTGAAGGACCTTTTGGAGTAA